The following are encoded together in the Geobacter sulfurreducens PCA genome:
- a CDS encoding helix-turn-helix transcriptional regulator, with product MIRLAEVLSVAGCSEATLWRWERAGLFPRRRRIGLRAVAWDSEEVEEWRRTRPLCSTATVGEVGEVRAAL from the coding sequence GGTACTGTCGGTTGCAGGGTGTTCGGAGGCGACATTGTGGCGGTGGGAGCGGGCCGGGCTTTTCCCTCGCCGAAGAAGAATCGGTCTCCGTGCGGTGGCCTGGGATTCTGAGGAGGTAGAGGAGTGGCGGAGGACCCGGCCGCTCTGTTCAACTGCAACGGTAGGCGAGGTGGGCGAGGTGCGGGCGGCTCTATGA
- a CDS encoding tyrosine-type recombinase/integrase, producing MARQSTKFSDKFLRALKPQEKPYDIREGDGFGVRVFPSGARSFFYMYHFDGKRRFLNLGKYPQLSLADARQKHRDAVSQHAKGIDPLAATQEQKRERREAITVADLIDEYVKNWAKVYKVERSATEDERALSKDVLPYWGKRKAKDIKRTDAIALLERIVRRGSPGQARNILKVGRKMYEFAIERKYVEANPFSRISKAVPATMPRTRSRVLTESEIKYIWSAIDKSAGSDETKRALKLILVTAQRPGEVIGMHRREIDGEWWTIPPERIKTEKDRTRSNSVGPQPHRVYLSPLALELIGDKDGYIFESPRGGAMDSKALSHVVHAAPLVPELVRDTEGHVFAGPCGPVAAKALMQLLEKEIAYPDKEKYYGLTRWTPHDLRRTARTRMSAINIPTRHAERVLNHTLPGIQKTYDLYRYDPQKKAALTKWAAYLEELLR from the coding sequence ATGGCACGGCAGTCTACCAAGTTTAGCGATAAGTTTCTCCGGGCTCTAAAGCCGCAGGAAAAGCCCTATGACATTCGCGAAGGTGATGGCTTCGGAGTGCGAGTCTTCCCCAGCGGGGCAAGATCATTTTTCTACATGTACCACTTTGACGGGAAGCGGCGCTTCTTGAACCTCGGCAAATACCCCCAGCTCTCATTGGCCGATGCGAGGCAGAAGCACCGAGATGCAGTTTCACAGCACGCTAAGGGCATCGACCCCTTGGCTGCCACACAAGAACAGAAGCGGGAGCGACGCGAGGCGATAACCGTGGCCGACCTCATCGACGAATACGTTAAGAACTGGGCCAAGGTGTACAAGGTCGAGCGATCCGCCACCGAGGATGAGCGAGCCCTGTCGAAGGATGTTCTCCCTTACTGGGGCAAGAGGAAAGCTAAAGACATCAAACGGACCGACGCCATCGCCCTGCTTGAGCGCATAGTCCGGCGAGGCTCTCCTGGCCAAGCGCGGAACATTCTGAAGGTGGGCCGCAAAATGTATGAGTTCGCCATCGAGAGGAAGTACGTGGAAGCTAACCCGTTTTCAAGAATAAGCAAGGCGGTGCCGGCAACTATGCCGCGCACAAGGTCAAGAGTGCTAACCGAAAGCGAAATTAAATACATCTGGAGCGCCATCGATAAAAGTGCGGGCTCGGACGAGACGAAGCGCGCTTTGAAATTGATCTTGGTGACCGCGCAGCGGCCCGGAGAAGTCATCGGTATGCATCGCAGAGAGATCGATGGCGAGTGGTGGACAATCCCACCTGAGAGAATAAAAACAGAAAAGGACCGCACTCGGTCCAATTCGGTAGGCCCACAACCTCATAGGGTCTACCTCTCTCCACTGGCGCTTGAGCTCATCGGCGATAAAGATGGCTACATTTTCGAGAGCCCCCGTGGTGGCGCGATGGACTCCAAAGCTCTATCCCACGTGGTTCATGCAGCTCCACTGGTGCCTGAGCTCGTCAGAGACACAGAGGGCCATGTTTTCGCAGGCCCCTGTGGCCCTGTAGCTGCCAAAGCTCTGATGCAGCTACTTGAGAAAGAAATCGCGTACCCCGACAAGGAGAAATACTACGGTCTGACTCGATGGACCCCTCACGACCTACGGAGGACAGCACGTACTAGAATGTCCGCCATCAACATTCCCACCAGGCACGCGGAAAGAGTGCTGAACCACACCCTCCCAGGCATCCAGAAAACATATGATTTGTATCGTTACGATCCTCAAAAAAAAGCCGCCCTGACCAAATGGGCCGCATATCTCGAAGAGCTACTACGGTAG
- the tadA gene encoding tRNA adenosine(34) deaminase TadA, with translation MSSLKKTPIRDDAYWMGKAIREAAKAAARDEVPIGAVIVRDGAVIGRGHNLREGSNDPSAHAEMIAIRQAARRSANWRLTGATLYVTLEPCLMCMGAIILARLERVVFGCYDPKGGAAGSLYDLSADPRLNHQVRLSPGVCQEECGTMLSDFFRDLRRRKKAKATPALFIDERKVPPEP, from the coding sequence ATGTCATCTTTGAAAAAGACCCCCATTCGCGACGATGCCTATTGGATGGGAAAGGCGATTCGAGAAGCCGCAAAAGCTGCAGCCCGTGACGAAGTTCCCATCGGGGCCGTTATCGTGCGTGACGGTGCAGTGATCGGGAGGGGGCACAACCTCCGCGAGGGTAGCAATGATCCCTCTGCCCATGCCGAAATGATCGCCATCCGGCAGGCCGCCCGCAGGTCGGCAAACTGGCGTCTTACGGGCGCAACTCTGTATGTGACGCTGGAACCGTGCCTCATGTGCATGGGGGCTATTATCCTCGCACGACTGGAACGGGTCGTTTTCGGCTGTTATGACCCCAAGGGGGGCGCAGCAGGGTCACTCTACGATCTCTCCGCGGACCCGCGCCTGAATCATCAGGTAAGGTTATCGCCCGGCGTCTGTCAGGAAGAATGTGGCACGATGCTGAGTGACTTTTTTCGTGATCTTCGCCGCAGGAAAAAGGCCAAGGCTACCCCCGCGCTTTTCATCGATGAAAGGAAAGTGCCACCAGAGCCTTGA
- a CDS encoding GSU3473 family protein, translated as MLIRVRYENDTYDMLKAWRLQEYLDDGKVVAFLRSDGWAVVGRDPLRRSMGRGYPGPERRRIENNLHRAA; from the coding sequence ATGCTCATCCGGGTCCGATATGAGAATGACACCTACGATATGCTCAAGGCGTGGCGACTCCAGGAGTATCTGGACGATGGCAAGGTAGTTGCCTTCCTTCGATCTGACGGCTGGGCGGTGGTGGGGCGCGATCCGCTCAGACGGAGCATGGGCAGGGGATATCCGGGCCCTGAGCGACGGCGTATAGAGAACAACCTGCACCGGGCTGCCTGA
- a CDS encoding peroxiredoxin-like family protein, whose product MAIDEQKPVYELQKELDALREDYLAGMSPEHAATLQRTATELVLSGIVGHAATIGDRAQDFTLPNAVGRQIRLSEVTAQSTAVVTFYRGAWUPYCSLQLRAYQAVLPRLRELGGELLAISPQTPDKSQATLLKNFLQYEVLSDVGNLVARSFGLVYPLGEEMRRIYLGFGVNLADYNGDESWELPLPGTFVIDGTMTIRYSFVDADYTRRLEPATILDVLERIREERGRDDNQAS is encoded by the coding sequence GTGGCCATTGATGAGCAAAAACCCGTCTACGAACTACAGAAGGAGCTCGACGCTCTGAGAGAGGACTACCTTGCCGGTATGTCCCCCGAGCATGCGGCAACGCTGCAACGCACCGCTACCGAACTGGTACTGTCGGGGATAGTCGGACATGCTGCAACGATTGGCGATCGGGCGCAGGACTTCACCCTGCCCAATGCAGTGGGCAGGCAAATCCGGCTTTCCGAGGTCACGGCCCAGTCAACGGCAGTGGTGACGTTTTATCGGGGTGCATGGTGACCATACTGCAGCCTGCAGTTGCGGGCGTATCAGGCGGTGTTGCCACGGCTTCGGGAGCTGGGGGGCGAACTCTTGGCCATTTCACCCCAGACCCCGGACAAGTCGCAGGCGACGTTACTCAAGAACTTTTTGCAGTATGAGGTGTTGAGTGACGTGGGGAATCTGGTCGCCCGCAGCTTTGGCCTCGTGTATCCGCTGGGAGAGGAAATGCGTCGCATCTATCTCGGGTTCGGGGTAAATCTTGCGGACTACAACGGCGACGAATCCTGGGAGTTGCCGCTTCCCGGCACGTTCGTCATTGATGGCACGATGACCATCCGGTATTCATTCGTGGATGCCGATTACACCCGGCGCCTCGAGCCGGCGACGATACTAGACGTGTTGGAGCGGATCCGCGAGGAGAGGGGGCGTGATGATAACCAGGCTTCTTGA
- a CDS encoding carbonic anhydrase — MITRLLEGNRRFVAEVFEKERETFATLARGQRPTVLWIGCSDSRVPVNTITQTKAGEVFVHRNVGNVVSVNDWNLSAVLEFSINHLCIPDIVICGHYGCGGIQALDEERADDKYIPIWLINAYKAKERVDEKIRALHIGLPPEQRMKLIVEENVRLQLEHLREYPFVRTAMRQGKLSIHGWIYDMESGEIKILSTERPGEGAAVSSRATEYCPLP, encoded by the coding sequence ATGATAACCAGGCTTCTTGAGGGGAACCGGCGTTTTGTGGCGGAGGTCTTTGAAAAGGAGCGCGAGACCTTTGCGACCCTTGCCCGGGGGCAGCGTCCGACAGTTCTCTGGATCGGTTGCTCCGACTCTCGAGTGCCGGTCAACACCATTACCCAGACCAAGGCGGGAGAAGTTTTCGTCCACCGTAACGTGGGGAACGTGGTCTCGGTCAACGACTGGAACCTTTCGGCAGTGCTCGAATTCTCGATCAACCATTTGTGCATCCCCGATATCGTTATCTGTGGTCACTACGGCTGCGGCGGCATTCAGGCCCTGGACGAGGAGCGGGCTGACGACAAATACATTCCCATCTGGCTCATCAATGCCTACAAGGCCAAGGAACGGGTCGACGAAAAGATCCGGGCGCTCCACATCGGTCTCCCTCCCGAGCAGCGTATGAAGCTCATCGTGGAGGAAAATGTCCGGCTCCAGCTGGAACACCTGCGCGAATATCCCTTTGTCCGTACCGCCATGCGCCAAGGCAAACTGAGCATCCATGGCTGGATTTACGACATGGAGAGCGGTGAAATCAAGATTCTGTCCACTGAGCGGCCAGGAGAGGGGGCGGCAGTTTCGTCCCGGGCCACGGAGTATTGCCCGCTCCCGTAA
- a CDS encoding multiheme c-type cytochrome — MKSHVWRPLYVALSVAGALLLARSFLVPNDFGVHEQGYMYGWHRKGNENEWKQVPVKYRTKAYCVGCHAAKVASIDRSPHGVIPCENCHGPALGHPKDPPTLTIDHSRRLCLRCHAKLVTPSSGRSQIRGIDPDTHNPQAECRLCHDPHHPNLEELKRYE; from the coding sequence GTGAAGAGCCATGTCTGGCGTCCCCTCTATGTTGCCCTTAGCGTGGCCGGAGCGCTGCTCTTGGCACGCAGCTTTCTGGTGCCTAACGATTTCGGGGTGCATGAGCAAGGGTACATGTACGGCTGGCACCGCAAGGGGAACGAGAACGAGTGGAAACAGGTTCCCGTCAAGTACCGGACCAAAGCCTACTGCGTTGGATGTCACGCTGCAAAGGTCGCCAGTATCGACCGCTCTCCCCATGGCGTCATTCCCTGTGAGAATTGTCACGGACCTGCCCTGGGGCACCCCAAGGACCCGCCGACCCTGACCATTGACCACAGCCGCCGGCTGTGCCTCCGTTGCCACGCAAAACTCGTGACGCCATCCAGCGGCAGATCGCAGATTCGCGGCATAGATCCCGATACACACAACCCCCAGGCCGAGTGCCGGCTCTGCCACGATCCCCACCACCCAAATCTGGAGGAGTTGAAGCGCTATGAATAG
- a CDS encoding 4Fe-4S dicluster domain-containing protein: MNRREFLRRSMVVVAGLAVPAAALELVDPKRLLAARPELRWAFLVDTYKCVGCGFCVKACKVENEVPYEANVTRTWVERYVVKPDGEVLIDSPRGARDGFTDKRIEVGTGKPRDVGDEEVEKAFFVPKLCNQCDNPPCVQVCPVGATYKTVDGVVLVDRSWCIGCGYCIMGCPYGVRFFHPVHKVAEKCNFCYHRISQGQATACVDACPFGARRIGNLRDPHDPITKIIMAGRVGILKEEYGTKPQVYYVGLSKEVR; this comes from the coding sequence ATGAATAGACGCGAGTTTCTCAGACGGAGCATGGTGGTTGTCGCGGGGTTGGCGGTGCCGGCGGCGGCTCTGGAGCTTGTCGACCCGAAAAGGCTGCTGGCGGCACGGCCGGAGTTGCGCTGGGCCTTTCTGGTTGATACCTACAAATGCGTGGGGTGTGGCTTCTGTGTCAAGGCGTGCAAGGTGGAGAACGAGGTCCCCTACGAGGCCAACGTGACTCGTACGTGGGTCGAGCGTTACGTGGTGAAACCGGATGGCGAGGTTCTCATTGATTCGCCACGTGGCGCCCGCGACGGTTTCACCGATAAGAGAATCGAGGTCGGAACGGGGAAACCCCGGGACGTGGGGGATGAAGAGGTGGAAAAAGCCTTCTTTGTCCCAAAACTCTGCAATCAGTGCGACAACCCGCCCTGCGTCCAGGTCTGCCCCGTGGGGGCCACCTACAAGACCGTCGACGGGGTCGTGCTCGTGGACCGCTCATGGTGCATCGGCTGCGGCTATTGCATCATGGGGTGCCCGTACGGGGTCCGTTTTTTTCATCCGGTGCACAAGGTGGCGGAGAAGTGCAACTTCTGTTACCACCGGATTTCCCAGGGGCAGGCGACGGCGTGCGTCGACGCCTGCCCGTTCGGCGCCCGCCGGATCGGCAATCTTCGCGATCCGCATGACCCGATCACCAAGATCATCATGGCCGGGCGGGTCGGCATCCTCAAGGAAGAGTACGGAACCAAGCCCCAGGTCTACTATGTGGGGCTCTCCAAGGAGGTACGCTAG
- the nrfD gene encoding NrfD/PsrC family molybdoenzyme membrane anchor subunit, with the protein MVHGEAWTVKELFVYPNEYIYWTIQIVMYPFLTGLVAGAFVLSSLYHVFGVKQLKDIARFSLVFSFALLPCAPLPLLLHLQQPLRNHHVLMTPHFTSAIAAFGIVFLTYGMIVASELWFVYRGYFAATARQLKEQREHTRAETIKMRLYSVLVLGAWDVSHRALEQDERAVKILAAVGIPVACFLHGYAGFIFGSVKANALWMTPLMPVIFICSAVVSGIALCILTYIVTMELRKFVAAWRRRDNPGLPAPAEHGGEEANVVRMTSRYLIMFLILAITLELLDLIFRGYTAVKSWDILRSVIYGKDFVAIFVLQYGLGNLVPFILFLLPGLTVRRAVAGTLLVLFGVFMMRWNVVIGGQAFSASFAGFMHYHLPIIPHDLETFKEGLFGALAVGSVPFVLFWFLSRIFPVFGSDERH; encoded by the coding sequence ATGGTGCACGGGGAGGCCTGGACCGTCAAAGAGCTGTTCGTCTATCCCAACGAGTACATCTACTGGACCATTCAGATCGTCATGTACCCGTTCCTGACCGGCCTCGTTGCCGGGGCCTTCGTGCTCTCGTCACTTTACCATGTGTTCGGAGTCAAGCAGTTGAAGGACATTGCCCGCTTTTCGCTCGTCTTTTCCTTCGCGCTTCTTCCCTGCGCGCCTCTGCCGCTTCTGCTCCACCTGCAGCAGCCGCTGCGCAACCATCATGTCCTCATGACGCCGCACTTCACATCGGCCATTGCCGCCTTTGGCATCGTCTTCCTCACCTACGGGATGATCGTCGCCTCGGAGCTCTGGTTCGTCTACCGGGGGTATTTTGCCGCCACGGCCCGGCAGCTGAAGGAACAGCGGGAGCACACCCGGGCGGAAACCATCAAGATGCGCCTCTATTCGGTGCTGGTGCTGGGCGCCTGGGACGTGAGCCACCGTGCCCTGGAGCAGGATGAAAGGGCCGTTAAGATATTGGCGGCTGTTGGCATTCCCGTTGCCTGCTTCCTTCACGGCTACGCGGGATTCATCTTCGGTTCCGTCAAGGCTAACGCCCTCTGGATGACTCCGCTCATGCCCGTCATCTTCATTTGCTCCGCCGTGGTGTCGGGGATTGCTCTCTGTATTCTGACCTACATTGTCACAATGGAGCTGCGCAAGTTCGTTGCGGCCTGGCGACGGAGGGACAACCCGGGGCTGCCGGCCCCCGCGGAACACGGAGGGGAGGAGGCCAACGTGGTGAGAATGACCTCGCGGTATCTCATTATGTTCCTCATTCTGGCCATTACTCTGGAGCTGCTGGACCTCATCTTCCGGGGCTACACGGCAGTCAAGTCGTGGGATATCCTGCGCAGCGTCATCTACGGCAAGGACTTTGTCGCCATCTTTGTGCTCCAGTACGGCCTCGGCAACCTTGTGCCGTTCATTCTGTTCCTTCTGCCCGGGCTCACCGTGCGCCGGGCGGTTGCGGGCACGCTGCTGGTACTGTTCGGCGTCTTTATGATGCGATGGAACGTCGTTATCGGCGGTCAGGCCTTCTCCGCTTCATTTGCAGGTTTCATGCACTATCATCTGCCGATCATTCCCCATGATCTGGAAACGTTCAAGGAGGGGTTGTTCGGGGCGCTTGCGGTCGGATCGGTGCCCTTTGTTCTGTTCTGGTTTCTTTCCCGGATTTTCCCGGTGTTCGGGTCCGATGAACGTCACTAA